DNA from Pseudomonas putida:
CATCGTCGCTAGCCAGCGCAGCGCCAGCGACTGTGAATGTCCGATGATCGCCCAGTACTTGCCTGGCACAACCCGCCTGCCCTTGCAGGCCGAGACGCTGCCGACAAGAATATGGAACCTTGTTCCAATAACAATACAGGAATCCCGTGATGCCTTCCGCTCCCTTCGAAACCGAATGCGATGTACTGGTCATAGGCTCTGGCGCCGCCGGGCTGGCTGCGGCCGTAACGGCTGCCTGGCATGGGCAGAAGGTGATCCTGGTGGAGAAGGAACCGGTGTTTGGCGGTGCCACCGCCTGGTCCGGTGGCTGGGCCTGGGCGCCGCGCAATCCACTGGCGCGCAGGGCCGGCATCGTAGAAGACATCGAACAGCCACGCACTTATCTGCGCCATGAACTGGGGGCTAACTACAACGCCGAGCGCGTCGATGCCTTCCTTGAAGCGTGCCCGCACATGGTGGCGTTTTTCGAGAAGCACACGGCGTTGCAGTTTGCCGACGGCAACGGTATACCCGACATGCATGGCGACACACCGGGGGCAGCCCAGGGCGGGCACCAGGTGATCGCCGCGCCCTATGACGCCCGCGAGGTTGGCGCCCTGCTGCCGCGCTTGCGCAAGACCCTGCGCGAAACCTCATTCATGGGCATGCCGATCATGGCCGGCGCCGACCTTGCTGCTTTTCTCAACATGACCCGCTCGCCCAAAGCCCTGCTGCATGTGTGCAAACGCTTTGGCCGCCACCTGTACCACCTGGCCCGCTACGGCCGGGCGATGCACCTGGTCAACGGCGTGGCGCTGGTGGCGCGCCTGGCCAAATCGGCGCAGGACCTGGGCGTGCACCTGCAAGAGTCGGCGCCGGCCAAGCACCTGCTGGTCGAGGATGGCCAGGTGCGCGGGGCACGGGTGGCCACACCGCAGGGCGAGCAGCTGATTCGCGCCAAGGCCGTAGTGCTGGCGGCAGGCGGCTTCCCCAACGACAACGCCCGCCGCCGGCAATTGTTCCCCCGCGATGCCAGCGGCCACGACAACCTGGCGCTGCCGCCCAAGGGCTGCTCGGGCGATGGCCTGCGCCTGGGGGAATCTGCCGGTGGCGTGGTTGCCACCGACTTGAAATCGCCGGTGGCCTGGGCACCGGTTTCGCAGGTGCCGCACCGCGACGGCAGCGTCGGCCATTTTCCGCACATTATCGAGCGCGGCAAGCCGGGCATTATCGGCGTGCTGGCCAACGGCAAGCGCTTCGTCAATGAAGCGCATGGCTACTACGACTATGTATCGGCGATGGTCGCGGCGGTGCCGCAGGATGAAGCGGTGTGTTCGTGGCTGGTCTGCGACCATCGGTTCCTGCGCCGCTACGGGCTGGGCCACGCCCGCCCCGCGCCGTTGCCGGTGGGGCCCCATGTGCGCAGCGGCTACCTCAAGCAAGGTGCCACGCTGGAAGCGTTGGCGGATGCCTGCGGCATTGACCCGGCCGGGTTAAGGGCCACCGTCAGCGACTTCAACAAGCACGCACGCAATGGCCAGGACCCCGCCTTTGGCCGGGGGTCCACGCCGTTCAACCGCAAGCAAGGCGACCCTGGGCACAAAGGCCCCAACCCTTGCGTGGCGCCCATCGAGCACGGGCCGTTCTATGCGGTGAAAGTACAGCCCGG
Protein-coding regions in this window:
- a CDS encoding FAD-dependent oxidoreductase, with translation MPSAPFETECDVLVIGSGAAGLAAAVTAAWHGQKVILVEKEPVFGGATAWSGGWAWAPRNPLARRAGIVEDIEQPRTYLRHELGANYNAERVDAFLEACPHMVAFFEKHTALQFADGNGIPDMHGDTPGAAQGGHQVIAAPYDAREVGALLPRLRKTLRETSFMGMPIMAGADLAAFLNMTRSPKALLHVCKRFGRHLYHLARYGRAMHLVNGVALVARLAKSAQDLGVHLQESAPAKHLLVEDGQVRGARVATPQGEQLIRAKAVVLAAGGFPNDNARRRQLFPRDASGHDNLALPPKGCSGDGLRLGESAGGVVATDLKSPVAWAPVSQVPHRDGSVGHFPHIIERGKPGIIGVLANGKRFVNEAHGYYDYVSAMVAAVPQDEAVCSWLVCDHRFLRRYGLGHARPAPLPVGPHVRSGYLKQGATLEALADACGIDPAGLRATVSDFNKHARNGQDPAFGRGSTPFNRKQGDPGHKGPNPCVAPIEHGPFYAVKVQPGCFGTFAGLRTDGNAQVLDEAGQPIAGLYAAGTDMASVFGGWYPSGGINLGPALTFGYVAGRHIAGAQGYE